A region from the Acidiferrobacter sp. SPIII_3 genome encodes:
- a CDS encoding DUF6088 family protein — protein MNTRTKTAELIRQHIEGMPIGEPFTPTAFLECGTRASVDQTLSRLVKTGSIERVTRGVFVRPEVNRFVGKVMPGPLKVALAVAKTTGAIVQVHGAEAARRLELTTQAPTQSVFVTSGPSKRIRVGKMEIRLQHVCQRKLALAGRPAGLALAAMWYLGKKEVTPALVEKIRRKLGLSEFEVLKSATSSMPAWMSDAVFRNERTAVHA, from the coding sequence ATGAACACGAGGACCAAGACCGCCGAGCTGATACGCCAACATATTGAGGGGATGCCGATTGGGGAGCCTTTTACCCCGACCGCATTCCTGGAGTGCGGCACGCGTGCGTCCGTTGATCAGACCCTATCTCGCCTCGTCAAAACCGGATCGATCGAGCGTGTGACGCGCGGCGTCTTTGTGCGTCCCGAGGTCAACCGTTTCGTCGGCAAGGTGATGCCCGGACCACTGAAGGTGGCTTTGGCCGTTGCCAAAACCACCGGAGCCATCGTCCAGGTTCACGGTGCCGAAGCGGCGCGTCGGCTTGAGCTGACCACCCAAGCACCAACACAGTCCGTGTTCGTAACGTCTGGCCCGTCGAAACGCATCCGCGTGGGCAAGATGGAGATCCGCCTGCAGCACGTCTGCCAGCGCAAGCTGGCTCTGGCGGGGCGTCCAGCCGGACTTGCACTGGCAGCGATGTGGTATCTTGGCAAGAAGGAAGTCACTCCGGCCCTCGTCGAGAAGATTCGGCGCAAGCTGGGATTGAGCGAGTTCGAGGTGCTGAAGTCCGCCACCAGCTCAATGCCTGCGTGGATGAGTGACGCCGTCTTCCGGAACGAGCGGACGGCCGTTCATGCCTGA
- a CDS encoding O-succinylhomoserine sulfhydrylase: MDDHLKGRMETLAIHTGHHRTHEGEHSEPLFLTSSYVFDDAEQAADRFAGRAEGNIYSRTGNPTVRIFEERLAVLESGERALATASGMAAILSVCMALLKAGDHVVVSQSVFGPSVALFQMLARFGVSTSFVALDDISAWEGACTDRTRLLFLETPSNPLCVLGDLVALAGIAHRHGAKLVVDNTFCTPVLQRPLALGADLVVHSATKYIDGQGRALGGAIVGEERIVTGEIFPFVRTAGPVMSPFNAWIFLKGLETLSLRMKAHSETALAVAEWLATQPLVDRVFYPYLASHPQYDLARAQQSAGGGVVSFTLKDADSRRAFAFINGCQLLSRTANLGDTKTTVTHPATTTHGRLTPEARRAGGVEDGLIRLSIGLEDRDDLMADLETGLRAVAAVEGVR; this comes from the coding sequence ATGGATGACCACTTGAAGGGTCGGATGGAGACTCTCGCGATTCATACCGGTCATCACCGGACCCATGAAGGCGAGCATAGCGAGCCCTTGTTTCTTACGTCGAGCTACGTCTTCGACGACGCCGAGCAGGCCGCCGACCGTTTCGCCGGGCGCGCCGAAGGCAATATCTATTCGCGCACGGGCAACCCCACGGTGCGCATATTCGAGGAGCGGCTGGCGGTCCTGGAGAGCGGCGAGCGGGCACTGGCGACGGCCTCCGGGATGGCTGCGATCCTGTCGGTGTGCATGGCGCTTCTGAAGGCCGGAGACCACGTCGTGGTCTCGCAAAGCGTATTCGGACCGTCTGTCGCGTTGTTCCAGATGTTGGCGCGTTTCGGGGTGAGTACGAGCTTTGTGGCGCTCGACGACATCTCCGCCTGGGAGGGTGCATGCACCGACCGCACGCGCCTTTTGTTCCTGGAGACGCCCTCCAACCCCTTGTGCGTGTTGGGCGACCTCGTGGCCCTGGCCGGGATCGCCCACCGCCATGGCGCCAAACTGGTGGTCGATAACACGTTCTGCACGCCGGTCCTGCAAAGGCCGCTCGCGCTGGGGGCGGATCTGGTCGTCCATTCGGCGACCAAGTACATCGATGGTCAGGGGCGTGCCCTGGGTGGGGCGATCGTCGGCGAGGAGCGCATCGTGACAGGCGAGATCTTCCCGTTCGTGCGCACTGCGGGCCCGGTCATGAGCCCGTTCAATGCCTGGATCTTTTTGAAGGGCCTGGAGACGCTGTCGCTGCGCATGAAGGCACACAGCGAGACCGCGCTCGCGGTGGCAGAGTGGCTTGCGACGCAGCCGCTTGTCGATCGCGTGTTCTACCCTTATCTCGCGAGCCATCCGCAATACGATCTGGCGCGCGCCCAGCAGTCGGCCGGCGGGGGTGTGGTGTCATTCACCTTGAAGGACGCCGATAGCCGCCGGGCGTTTGCGTTCATAAACGGCTGTCAGTTGCTGTCGCGCACCGCCAACCTCGGCGATACCAAGACCACGGTCACGCATCCGGCCACCACGACCCACGGTCGGCTGACCCCCGAGGCGCGGCGCGCGGGCGGCGTGGAAGACGGCTTGATCCGCCTTTCCATAGGTCTCGAGGACCGCGATGACCTGATGGCCGATCTCGAGACCGGCCTGCGGGCGGTCGCGGCCGTGGAGGGGGTACGGTGA
- a CDS encoding UDP-2,3-diacylglucosamine diphosphatase — translation MKPQAFIADLHLTAQRPEAIALFRDFLAHARDRLDHLYILGDLFEYWVGDDGADEAEFAPVVAALRAATGAGLAISILHGNRDFLLGERFAALSGCPLLDDPHEITLFGTRTLISHGDALCTDDREYQALRQQFRDPRWQRQVLSRPLAERVAMARALRQESGRATPAKDAALLDVNTAAAGALLDRHDLHRLIHGHTHRPGEYLVPTATGPGVRIVVGDWYEGSSVLVAGPAGHALVAVADFSRAVADVMRGQGK, via the coding sequence GTGAAGCCCCAGGCGTTCATTGCCGATCTGCATCTGACGGCGCAGCGGCCAGAGGCGATCGCGCTGTTCCGGGACTTTCTCGCGCATGCCCGCGACCGGCTCGATCATCTGTATATCCTCGGCGATCTGTTCGAGTATTGGGTCGGTGACGACGGCGCCGACGAGGCCGAATTCGCGCCGGTGGTCGCGGCCCTACGCGCGGCCACCGGCGCGGGCCTTGCGATCAGCATCCTGCACGGCAACCGCGACTTCTTGCTTGGGGAGCGGTTCGCCGCGCTCAGCGGTTGCCCCCTGCTCGACGATCCGCACGAGATCACCCTGTTCGGAACCCGGACCCTGATCAGCCATGGCGATGCGCTGTGTACAGACGATCGCGAATACCAGGCCTTGCGCCAGCAATTCCGTGACCCGCGCTGGCAACGGCAGGTCCTCTCCCGGCCGCTCGCCGAACGCGTCGCCATGGCCCGCGCCCTGCGCCAGGAGAGCGGCCGGGCGACCCCCGCCAAGGATGCCGCGTTGCTCGATGTCAATACCGCGGCGGCGGGCGCGCTGCTCGACCGTCACGACCTGCACCGCCTGATCCACGGTCATACCCATAGGCCCGGGGAGTACCTCGTGCCGACCGCCACAGGGCCGGGGGTGCGTATCGTGGTGGGGGACTGGTACGAAGGATCGAGCGTGCTGGTCGCGGGACCCGCGGGCCACGCCCTAGTCGCCGTTGCGGACTTCTCCCGGGCTGTAGCGGACGTAATGCGCGGGCAGGGTAAATAG
- a CDS encoding peptidylprolyl isomerase — protein sequence MVHLETNQGVIVLDLNADKAPKTVANFLAYAREGFFTNTIFHRVIDGFMIQGGGFEPGMRQKPTRPPIDNEADNGLRNARGTIAMARTSDPHSATSQFFINVADNDFLNFTAPTPTGWGYCVFGRVTEGMDVVDTIKGTATTSRNGHQDVPVNDIIITGVRLD from the coding sequence ATGGTGCACCTCGAGACCAACCAGGGCGTGATCGTGCTCGACCTCAATGCCGACAAGGCGCCGAAGACCGTCGCCAACTTCCTGGCCTACGCCCGCGAGGGATTTTTCACAAACACGATCTTCCATCGGGTCATCGACGGCTTCATGATCCAGGGAGGCGGTTTCGAGCCCGGCATGCGCCAGAAACCGACCCGCCCGCCGATCGACAACGAGGCTGACAACGGGCTGCGCAATGCGCGCGGCACGATTGCCATGGCGCGCACCAGCGATCCGCACTCGGCCACGAGCCAGTTCTTCATCAACGTCGCCGACAACGACTTCCTGAACTTCACCGCCCCCACCCCGACCGGTTGGGGGTATTGTGTGTTCGGGCGGGTAACCGAGGGCATGGATGTGGTCGATACCATCAAGGGCACCGCCACCACCAGTCGCAATGGGCACCAGGACGTGCCAGTGAACGACATCATCATCACCGGCGTGCGCCTAGACTAG
- the purF gene encoding amidophosphoribosyltransferase: MCGIVGILAKSPVNQALYDGLIVLQHRGQDAAGIITSDGKRVYMRKDNGLVRDVFQASHMMALRGDMGIGHVRYPTAGCASSAEAQPFYVNSPFGLAIAHNGNLTNAAELRDELFREDQRHINTESDSEVLLNVFAHEMQKVGGVTLTPEHIFRAIAAVHRRVRGAYAAIIMISGFGIVAFRDPCGIRPLVYGRRDTDEGPEHMFASESVALDVLGYGLVRDVQAGEALFVDMAGRLSMRQCAENPRHAPCIFEHVYMARPDSIMDGISVYKARLRMGERLARKLLREWPDHDIDVIIPIPDTSRAAALEMAKELDVKYREGFIKNRYIGRTFIMPGQAQRHRSVRQKLNAIDLEFRGKNVMLVDDSIVRGTTSMQIIQMAREAGANKVYFASAAPPVRYPNVYGIDMPSARELIATGRTTEEVAAAIGADRVIYQDLEDLIEAAREGNPRITRFDTSCFDGVYVTGDVDKSYLEHVEHVRGDAAKCTSPMNDLVSTELHTYY, from the coding sequence ATGTGCGGGATAGTCGGTATACTGGCAAAGAGTCCTGTCAATCAGGCTCTTTATGACGGCCTCATCGTGCTTCAGCACCGGGGTCAGGACGCGGCCGGCATCATTACGAGCGACGGCAAACGGGTCTACATGCGCAAGGACAATGGCCTTGTGCGCGATGTCTTCCAGGCCTCCCACATGATGGCGCTGCGAGGGGACATGGGTATCGGGCATGTCCGTTACCCGACGGCCGGCTGCGCCTCGTCGGCCGAGGCCCAACCCTTCTACGTCAACTCGCCGTTCGGTCTTGCCATAGCGCACAACGGCAATCTCACCAATGCCGCGGAGTTGCGTGATGAGCTGTTTCGTGAGGATCAGCGCCACATCAACACCGAATCGGATTCCGAGGTATTGCTGAACGTATTCGCCCATGAGATGCAGAAGGTGGGTGGCGTGACCTTGACGCCCGAGCACATCTTCCGGGCCATCGCCGCCGTCCACAGGCGCGTGCGCGGTGCCTATGCGGCAATCATCATGATCTCGGGTTTCGGGATCGTCGCGTTCCGCGACCCCTGCGGGATCAGGCCGCTCGTCTACGGTCGACGCGACACGGATGAGGGGCCCGAGCATATGTTCGCCTCGGAAAGCGTGGCGCTGGATGTCCTTGGTTACGGTCTCGTGCGCGATGTCCAGGCCGGAGAGGCCCTGTTCGTGGACATGGCCGGCCGCCTGTCCATGCGCCAGTGCGCCGAGAATCCCCGCCATGCGCCATGCATATTCGAGCACGTGTACATGGCGCGCCCGGATTCGATCATGGACGGGATCAGTGTCTACAAGGCGCGCCTGCGCATGGGCGAGCGGCTGGCGCGCAAGCTCTTGCGCGAGTGGCCGGATCATGACATCGATGTCATCATCCCGATTCCCGATACGAGCCGCGCGGCGGCCTTGGAGATGGCCAAGGAACTCGATGTGAAGTATCGCGAGGGCTTCATCAAGAACCGCTATATCGGGCGGACCTTCATCATGCCGGGCCAGGCGCAGAGGCATCGATCGGTGCGCCAGAAACTGAATGCCATCGACCTCGAGTTCCGCGGCAAGAACGTCATGCTGGTCGACGACTCCATCGTGCGCGGCACGACTTCGATGCAGATCATTCAGATGGCCCGCGAGGCGGGCGCGAACAAGGTCTACTTCGCCTCCGCGGCGCCTCCCGTTCGCTACCCCAATGTCTATGGCATCGATATGCCCTCGGCGCGGGAACTCATCGCCACCGGCCGGACCACAGAGGAGGTGGCGGCCGCCATAGGCGCGGACCGGGTGATCTATCAGGACCTGGAGGATCTCATCGAGGCGGCGCGCGAAGGCAACCCGCGCATCACACGCTTCGATACCTCATGTTTCGATGGGGTGTACGTGACGGGTGATGTCGATAAGAGTTACCTGGAGCACGTGGAGCATGTGCGCGGGGATGCGGCGAAGTGCACGAGCCCCATGAACGATCTCGTATCGACGGAACTCCATACGTACTACTAG
- the ilvB gene encoding biosynthetic-type acetolactate synthase large subunit, with translation MICWRPRGSSQPIQRLRPCKRQAGEENCRHPSTVSLEATVSQGLDRWRSLSENQGFEKGHKSRGDIVLELTGAEIFVRCLHDEGVEYLFGYPGGAVLHIYDALYKQEEVKHILVRHEQGAAHAADGYARSTGKPGVVLVTSGPGATNALTGIATAYMDSIPLVVFTGQVMTHLIGDDAFQEVDAIGITRPCVKHNFMVKDVRDLALIMRKAFHVATTGRPGPVVVDIPKDITAHKTSYVFPKDPTLRSYKPVREGDPAAIRKAADLLIQAKRPMVYAGGGVVLGNAARELTELVRWLGAPCTNTLMGLGAFPATDPLFVGMLGMHGTYEANMGMHECDVLLAVGARFDDRVTGDLDKFCPNARIIHIDVDPASIQKNVPVEIAIISEAGLAMRDLLAALKATGGRLDKAALGVWWRKIEEWRARQCLQYDRANTEVIKPQFVLETLYRLTQGDAFITSDVGQHQMWAAQFYKFDKPRRWINSGGLGTMGFGLPAAIGVQFAHPDALVACVTGEASIQMCIQELSTCKQYDLPLKIVNLNNRYMGMVRQWQEFFYQSRYSHSYLEALPDFVKLAESYGHAGLRIDKPHDVEAALKEALGQRDRLVFLDFITDQTENVYPMIAAGAGHHEMHLATDRELA, from the coding sequence ATGATCTGTTGGAGGCCCCGGGGCTCATCCCAGCCGATCCAGCGATTGCGCCCCTGTAAGCGCCAGGCCGGCGAAGAGAACTGCAGGCACCCCAGTACGGTATCACTTGAGGCGACGGTGTCCCAAGGTCTTGACCGGTGGCGTTCCTTATCCGAGAATCAGGGGTTCGAAAAAGGTCATAAATCGCGGGGTGACATCGTTTTGGAGCTCACGGGAGCGGAGATTTTCGTTCGCTGCCTTCACGATGAAGGCGTCGAGTACCTTTTCGGCTATCCGGGCGGCGCGGTTTTGCACATCTACGACGCCCTCTACAAGCAGGAAGAGGTAAAGCACATCCTTGTGCGCCACGAGCAGGGCGCGGCGCATGCCGCCGATGGCTACGCGCGCTCGACCGGCAAGCCCGGGGTGGTGCTCGTGACGTCGGGTCCAGGGGCCACCAACGCCCTGACCGGGATCGCCACCGCTTATATGGACTCCATCCCGCTCGTGGTGTTCACAGGCCAGGTCATGACGCATCTGATCGGCGACGATGCCTTTCAGGAGGTCGACGCGATCGGCATCACCCGGCCCTGCGTCAAGCACAACTTCATGGTCAAGGACGTCCGCGACCTTGCGCTCATCATGCGCAAGGCCTTTCATGTGGCCACTACCGGACGTCCTGGTCCGGTGGTCGTGGACATCCCCAAGGACATCACCGCCCACAAGACCTCTTATGTCTTCCCCAAGGACCCCACGCTGCGTTCGTACAAACCGGTGCGCGAGGGGGATCCGGCCGCCATACGCAAGGCCGCCGATCTTTTGATACAGGCCAAGCGCCCCATGGTCTATGCCGGCGGCGGGGTGGTGCTCGGCAATGCCGCCCGCGAGCTCACCGAGCTCGTGCGCTGGCTCGGCGCCCCATGCACGAACACCCTTATGGGGCTCGGCGCGTTTCCGGCCACCGATCCGTTGTTTGTGGGTATGCTCGGCATGCACGGGACCTACGAGGCCAACATGGGCATGCATGAGTGCGATGTACTGCTCGCGGTCGGCGCGCGTTTCGATGACCGGGTGACGGGCGATCTGGACAAGTTCTGCCCCAATGCGCGCATCATCCATATCGATGTCGACCCGGCCTCCATTCAGAAAAACGTCCCGGTCGAGATCGCCATCATAAGCGAGGCGGGACTTGCGATGCGCGATCTGCTCGCCGCCCTGAAGGCCACTGGCGGCCGTTTGGATAAGGCGGCGCTTGGTGTCTGGTGGCGCAAGATCGAGGAATGGCGTGCGCGCCAATGCCTCCAATACGATCGCGCCAATACCGAGGTCATAAAGCCTCAATTCGTGCTGGAGACCCTTTATCGGCTCACGCAGGGCGACGCCTTCATCACCTCCGATGTGGGTCAGCACCAGATGTGGGCGGCGCAGTTCTATAAATTCGACAAGCCGCGCCGGTGGATCAATTCCGGGGGGCTTGGCACCATGGGCTTCGGACTGCCGGCGGCCATCGGTGTGCAGTTCGCGCATCCCGACGCCTTGGTCGCCTGCGTCACCGGCGAGGCCAGCATACAGATGTGCATACAGGAGCTGTCGACTTGCAAGCAGTACGATCTGCCGCTGAAGATCGTCAATCTGAACAATCGCTATATGGGCATGGTCCGTCAGTGGCAGGAATTCTTCTACCAGAGCCGCTATTCGCACTCCTATCTGGAGGCCTTGCCGGACTTCGTGAAGCTCGCCGAGAGCTACGGGCACGCGGGCCTGCGCATCGACAAGCCCCACGATGTGGAGGCCGCCTTGAAGGAGGCGCTCGGCCAGCGTGACCGGCTGGTGTTCCTCGATTTCATTACCGACCAGACGGAGAATGTCTACCCCATGATCGCGGCCGGAGCCGGCCACCACGAGATGCATCTGGCGACAGATCGCGAACTCGCGTGA
- the gltX gene encoding glutamate--tRNA ligase, giving the protein MNVPTTRFAPSPSGLLHLGNARTALFSLLAALPDGRFLLRIEDSDRARASPVFEHALRADLAWLGFAAHIDEAAVWRQSERGAVYDDFLQKLARDNLVYPCFCTESELAAERASQRARGLPPRYGGRCAALDPAAALARVAAGGAAVWRFRVPPGQEVTFCDVVRGPQRVATSLLGDFVVRRAQGEAMFFFANALDDALSGVTLVLRGEDHLANTPRQILILRALGLPVPEYGHLPLVLSAGGVPLSKRDGAGSLAALREEGFLPLAVINYLARLGAVVGSERLLPLMDLAQAFDRRRIGHAPARYDREQLLHWQRVAMAGTPVTEWLPWVAEYVPEADRLRFVEAVRPNALFPEDFRRWAGIVYGERRTLDEDARAAIGAAGAEFFRVAAAHLDAGGAAGDLPTVLKAAGHGGRRLFHGLRAALTGRLAGPELKDILALMPRALVARRLLECGSTDAQDL; this is encoded by the coding sequence ATGAATGTGCCCACAACCCGTTTCGCCCCGAGCCCAAGTGGACTCCTGCATCTCGGCAATGCGCGTACCGCGCTCTTTAGCCTGCTTGCCGCCCTGCCCGACGGGCGATTCCTGTTGCGTATCGAGGACAGTGACCGCGCGCGCGCGAGCCCCGTGTTCGAGCACGCCCTGCGCGCCGATCTTGCGTGGCTTGGGTTCGCGGCTCATATCGACGAGGCCGCTGTTTGGCGCCAATCGGAGCGTGGCGCGGTCTACGACGACTTCCTTCAGAAGCTCGCGCGCGACAACCTCGTCTATCCGTGTTTTTGCACGGAGTCGGAACTGGCTGCGGAACGTGCGAGCCAGCGCGCCCGGGGGCTGCCGCCGCGTTATGGCGGGCGATGCGCGGCGCTCGATCCGGCCGCGGCGCTGGCCCGGGTGGCCGCGGGAGGGGCGGCGGTATGGCGTTTTCGGGTCCCGCCGGGGCAGGAGGTGACGTTCTGCGATGTCGTGCGCGGCCCGCAGCGTGTGGCCACCAGCCTCCTTGGGGATTTCGTCGTGCGTCGCGCCCAGGGCGAGGCGATGTTTTTCTTTGCCAACGCCCTGGACGATGCCCTCTCAGGCGTCACCCTGGTGCTGCGTGGCGAGGACCATCTGGCCAATACCCCGCGCCAGATCCTGATATTGCGTGCCCTCGGACTGCCGGTCCCCGAGTATGGCCATCTGCCGCTGGTATTGAGCGCGGGCGGAGTGCCGTTGTCCAAGCGCGACGGGGCCGGCAGCCTTGCGGCGTTGCGCGAGGAAGGCTTTCTGCCGCTTGCAGTCATCAATTACCTGGCGCGCCTGGGTGCGGTGGTCGGGTCGGAGCGACTGTTGCCCCTGATGGATCTCGCCCAGGCCTTCGATCGCCGGCGAATCGGGCATGCCCCGGCGCGCTACGACCGGGAACAGCTGCTCCATTGGCAGCGGGTGGCGATGGCTGGGACCCCGGTGACCGAATGGCTGCCGTGGGTCGCGGAGTATGTCCCGGAGGCCGACCGGCTGCGGTTCGTGGAGGCGGTCCGTCCCAATGCCCTCTTTCCGGAGGATTTCCGTCGCTGGGCCGGGATCGTGTATGGTGAGCGCCGGACCCTGGACGAGGATGCGCGCGCGGCGATCGGGGCGGCGGGCGCGGAATTCTTTCGCGTGGCGGCAGCGCACCTGGACGCGGGCGGCGCGGCCGGCGATCTGCCGACGGTCCTGAAGGCCGCGGGCCATGGCGGCCGGCGGCTTTTTCATGGCCTGCGCGCGGCCCTGACCGGCCGGCTCGCGGGTCCGGAACTGAAGGATATACTGGCCCTGATGCCGCGCGCGCTCGTGGCGCGGCGGCTGCTGGAATGTGGAAGCACCGATGCTCAAGATCTATAA
- the cysS gene encoding cysteine--tRNA ligase, producing MLKIYNTLTRAKDPFVPLEPGHARIYVCGVTVYDRCHLGHGRVFVVFDTVVRYLRHLGYRVTYVRNITDIDDKIIHRAQENGEDIAALTERTIAAMTEDTAALLVAPPDHEPRATRYIDHMTTMIERLMAKDYAYQGPNGDVYFHVRRFPRYGRLSGRTLDDLKVGARVEADEAKDDPLDFVLWKSARAHEPAWPSPFGPGRPGWHIECSAMAAHCLGDHFDIHGGGLDLTFPHHENEIAQSEAANDVTFANTWMHVGFVRTNGEKMAKSLGNFRTLRDLLEVFDGEVLRYFLLASHYRGPLNYDDESIGQCREALTRLYQALKDAPDGAAETDGDYARRFEAAMDDDFNTPGALAVLFEIGHAIQRAREQGDAPAVGRLAATLRLLAGTLGLLSRPPAAFLQGTGDHEDIEALVALRDQARRERQWARSDALRDELKARGIVLEDTPTGTVWRRV from the coding sequence ATGCTCAAGATCTATAACACCCTGACGCGTGCCAAGGACCCGTTCGTGCCCCTGGAGCCCGGCCATGCGCGGATTTATGTCTGCGGGGTCACGGTCTACGACCGTTGCCATCTCGGTCATGGGCGCGTATTCGTCGTGTTCGATACGGTGGTGCGCTATTTGCGCCATCTCGGTTATCGTGTGACCTACGTACGTAATATCACGGATATCGACGACAAGATCATCCATCGGGCCCAGGAAAACGGTGAGGACATCGCGGCGCTGACCGAACGCACCATCGCCGCCATGACCGAGGATACCGCGGCGCTCCTGGTGGCGCCCCCCGATCACGAGCCACGCGCCACCCGCTACATCGATCACATGACGACCATGATCGAGCGGTTGATGGCCAAGGATTATGCCTATCAGGGGCCGAATGGCGATGTGTATTTTCATGTGCGCCGCTTCCCCCGCTATGGACGCCTTTCGGGACGCACGCTCGACGATCTGAAGGTGGGCGCGCGCGTCGAGGCCGATGAGGCCAAGGATGATCCCCTGGATTTCGTGCTCTGGAAGTCGGCGCGGGCGCACGAGCCTGCGTGGCCCTCGCCGTTCGGGCCCGGCCGGCCGGGATGGCACATCGAGTGCTCGGCGATGGCCGCGCACTGCCTGGGTGACCATTTCGACATCCATGGCGGGGGGCTCGACCTGACCTTTCCGCACCACGAAAACGAGATCGCCCAGAGCGAGGCCGCCAATGATGTAACGTTTGCCAATACCTGGATGCACGTCGGTTTCGTGCGCACGAATGGCGAGAAGATGGCGAAGTCGCTGGGGAATTTTCGCACACTGCGTGATCTCCTGGAGGTATTCGACGGCGAGGTGCTGCGCTATTTCCTGCTCGCCAGTCACTATCGCGGCCCCCTGAACTACGACGACGAGTCGATCGGGCAATGCCGCGAGGCCTTGACGCGCCTCTACCAGGCGTTGAAGGATGCCCCGGACGGGGCGGCCGAGACCGATGGCGATTACGCGCGCAGGTTCGAGGCGGCCATGGATGATGATTTCAATACCCCGGGGGCGCTCGCCGTACTTTTTGAGATCGGGCATGCCATCCAGCGTGCGCGCGAACAGGGCGATGCCCCGGCGGTCGGGCGGCTCGCCGCCACGCTGCGGCTGTTGGCCGGAACGCTCGGTCTGCTCTCACGACCGCCGGCGGCATTCCTGCAGGGGACCGGGGACCACGAGGATATCGAGGCGTTGGTGGCGTTGCGCGATCAGGCGCGGCGCGAACGGCAGTGGGCGCGATCCGATGCCTTGCGCGATGAGCTGAAGGCGCGCGGTATCGTACTCGAGGATACGCCGACGGGCACGGTCTGGCGCCGGGTCTAG
- a CDS encoding nucleotidyl transferase AbiEii/AbiGii toxin family protein encodes MQLARSPVVLEKDVWVCWVLQTLFTMPGRLPMAFKGGTSLSKVFGAIARFSEDVDITLDYRGLDASFDAFAEGVSRNRLKKFSEDLKSCVRDHAHGVVMPHFQTVLAAEFDADAFRLEVSDDGEQLRVHYPTLESPGDYVGNSVLIEFGGRNITEPNEEHEVRPDIEKHVTGLKFPRSTVSVLSPARTFWEKATLMHVECQRDEFRVSASRLSRHWYDLAMLADQVHGQAAVADRALLADVVKHIRRSSTARATPTTTHAWSGSSN; translated from the coding sequence TTGCAGCTTGCCCGCTCGCCCGTCGTGCTGGAAAAGGATGTCTGGGTCTGCTGGGTGCTGCAGACCCTGTTCACCATGCCCGGCCGACTTCCGATGGCCTTCAAGGGCGGCACCTCGCTCTCCAAGGTATTCGGCGCCATTGCCCGCTTCTCCGAGGACGTGGACATCACGCTCGACTATCGCGGCTTGGACGCTTCCTTCGACGCATTTGCCGAGGGCGTGTCGAGAAACCGGCTGAAAAAGTTCAGTGAGGACCTCAAATCCTGCGTGCGCGACCATGCCCACGGTGTCGTAATGCCGCACTTCCAAACGGTGCTGGCGGCCGAGTTTGATGCTGATGCATTCCGACTTGAAGTCAGCGATGACGGCGAGCAGTTGCGAGTGCACTACCCAACTCTGGAATCTCCAGGAGACTACGTGGGCAACAGCGTCCTGATCGAGTTTGGTGGCCGAAACATCACCGAACCGAACGAGGAGCACGAGGTGCGGCCCGACATCGAGAAGCATGTCACCGGCCTCAAATTCCCTCGCTCGACGGTAAGCGTGCTGTCCCCGGCACGCACGTTCTGGGAGAAGGCGACGTTGATGCACGTCGAGTGCCAGCGCGACGAGTTCCGCGTCTCGGCCTCCCGCCTGTCACGCCACTGGTACGATCTGGCAATGCTGGCCGATCAAGTCCACGGGCAGGCCGCTGTGGCCGATCGCGCTCTGCTCGCAGATGTCGTTAAGCATATAAGAAGGTCTTCTACAGCGCGAGCTACGCCAACTACGACGCATGCCTGGTCGGGCAGCTCAAACTGA
- a CDS encoding Druantia anti-phage system protein DruA, which produces MQFSSPAWRLQGRNRWIGWDEPRGLQQIISHSHFLILPHVRVTNLAGHVLALALRQVTAGDRRLDRHLRRPAPAGRDLGRPRPL; this is translated from the coding sequence CTGCAGTTCTCTTCGCCGGCCTGGCGCTTACAGGGGCGCAATCGCTGGATCGGCTGGGATGAGCCCCGGGGCCTCCAACAGATCATCAGCCACTCCCACTTCCTGATCTTGCCCCACGTGCGGGTCACAAACCTCGCAGGCCACGTGCTGGCGCTTGCCTTACGGCAGGTGACGGCAGGTGACCGCCGATTGGACCGCCACCTACGGCGTCCAGCCCCTGCTGGCCGAGACCTTGGTCGACCCCGCCCACTTTAA